One part of the Spirochaetota bacterium genome encodes these proteins:
- a CDS encoding response regulator has product MLSKQQYALLLDIFKTAQNATNSDAFLSNVVDLLHHEMKSVAVSVYTLVGDERLVLHHEAGKNFDELVVKIYNFSLIVRKAIKKKSVLFLPTAKPFQHDETDISVVIIPLLHADIVVGMVCLVFPLEELQYLQNNAPFFTLIGKIIGTIRYYQTGLKVSKSDIAEEEFEKTIASLRVLAQGVAHEFNNILAVIKGYAELLLMNEAVDESVKEAVSIIDKQTTRGSSLIDRLSVFVTGKDISFEYCSLNDLIKEIVDVQRFTLEKESIECKLKLGKVPEIFVDSRQIKEVLLNLLSHARSAIKPNKKGTITIETSFNRDAVMLKLVNDGVPGNWGNGEEQKAKGSNGVDSVGNGINLAIAYGIMQSHGGDMTLCHDPARCNEVTLYFKRFNPAFDALEKKEEKEMLYLGEVRILIVDDEEPIRQFLSSAFERMGYQVLTTDNGQEAIDICTFEDIDIVFLDYLMPGHKGDAVFKSIHEVSPKTDVVFITGVDSIPDIDKLLMMGLEGVLRKPFKIETIIKLTNEIMARRYNTLQD; this is encoded by the coding sequence ATGCTAAGCAAACAGCAATATGCCCTATTGCTTGATATTTTTAAAACGGCTCAGAACGCAACAAATAGCGATGCATTTTTATCCAATGTTGTGGATTTACTGCATCATGAAATGAAATCGGTAGCTGTTTCAGTCTATACTCTGGTTGGGGATGAACGGCTGGTACTGCACCATGAAGCAGGTAAAAACTTTGATGAACTGGTAGTGAAAATTTATAATTTTTCGTTGATTGTACGCAAGGCAATTAAAAAGAAAAGTGTTTTGTTTTTACCCACGGCCAAACCTTTTCAACATGATGAAACCGATATCTCTGTAGTAATTATTCCTCTATTGCATGCAGATATAGTCGTTGGCATGGTATGTCTGGTTTTTCCATTAGAGGAACTTCAATATTTACAGAACAATGCACCATTTTTCACGCTCATTGGTAAAATTATAGGCACAATTCGGTATTATCAAACAGGTCTTAAAGTTAGCAAATCTGATATTGCTGAAGAAGAATTTGAAAAAACTATCGCCAGTTTACGGGTGCTTGCTCAGGGGGTGGCGCATGAATTTAACAACATTTTAGCGGTTATAAAAGGGTATGCTGAGCTTTTACTTATGAATGAAGCTGTGGATGAATCAGTCAAGGAAGCAGTATCCATTATTGACAAGCAAACAACCCGAGGTTCATCTCTCATCGACAGGCTGAGTGTATTTGTAACGGGTAAAGATATCTCATTTGAATATTGTTCTCTTAATGATTTGATTAAAGAGATAGTTGATGTGCAAAGGTTTACGTTAGAAAAAGAATCCATTGAGTGTAAATTAAAATTAGGTAAGGTCCCCGAGATATTTGTAGACTCACGCCAGATAAAAGAGGTGCTTTTAAACTTACTTTCACATGCTCGTTCGGCAATAAAACCCAATAAAAAGGGGACTATCACCATTGAAACATCTTTTAACCGCGATGCAGTCATGCTTAAACTGGTTAATGATGGTGTTCCCGGAAACTGGGGAAATGGTGAGGAACAGAAAGCAAAAGGCAGTAATGGTGTGGATAGTGTAGGAAATGGCATTAATTTAGCAATTGCGTATGGCATAATGCAAAGCCATGGTGGTGATATGACACTATGCCATGACCCTGCCAGGTGTAATGAAGTAACACTCTATTTTAAGCGTTTTAATCCTGCGTTTGATGCTTTAGAAAAAAAAGAAGAAAAAGAGATGCTCTATTTAGGGGAAGTGAGAATTTTAATAGTGGATGATGAAGAACCAATACGCCAGTTTTTGTCTTCTGCTTTTGAACGGATGGGCTATCAGGTGTTAACTACAGATAATGGGCAGGAAGCCATTGATATATGCACATTTGAAGATATTGATATTGTGTTTTTAGATTATTTGATGCCCGGACATAAAGGTGATGCTGTTTTTAAGTCAATACATGAAGTAAGCCCCAAAACTGATGTAGTGTTTATCACAGGGGTAGATTCAATACCTGATATAGATAAGCTATTAATGATGGGACTGGAAGGTGTTCTTAGAAAACCCTTCAAAATAGAAACAATCATCAAATTAACCAATGAAATAATGGCACGAAGATACAATACACTACAGGATTAA
- a CDS encoding nucleotidyltransferase substrate binding protein, with the protein MAHKDIRWIQRFIHYMNAFRQLMNAVNIYHERELSDLEKQGLIQAFEYTHELAWNVFKDFLEEQGLSNLYGSKDTTRQAFKTGLIDNGEIWMDMITSRNLTPHTYDDALAQEIIKKIVNVYSKEFEKMAKHFTALKDMKEI; encoded by the coding sequence ATGGCACATAAGGATATACGATGGATACAGCGTTTTATCCATTATATGAATGCCTTCAGGCAATTAATGAATGCAGTTAATATATATCATGAGCGTGAGTTGTCTGATCTAGAAAAGCAGGGTTTGATACAGGCATTTGAGTATACACATGAGTTGGCATGGAATGTTTTTAAAGATTTCCTTGAAGAACAGGGACTATCAAATTTATATGGTTCTAAAGACACTACCCGACAGGCTTTTAAAACAGGACTTATTGATAATGGCGAAATCTGGATGGATATGATTACAAGTCGTAATCTGACTCCCCATACCTACGATGATGCATTAGCACAAGAAATCATAAAAAAAATTGTCAATGTGTATAGCAAAGAATTTGAAAAAATGGCTAAACATTTTACTGCACTAAAAGATATGAAAGAAATATGA
- a CDS encoding branched-chain amino acid aminotransferase, translated as MQTQREKSKLDWQNLPFGYIKTDYNIRYFYKDGKWSGGELSTEETIPIHIAAPGLHYGQQAFEGLKVFETVDGRIVAFRPDENAKRMQRSCERIFIPEVPVDMFIEAVDKVVAANAKFVPPFGTGASLYVRPVIYGAGARVGLGPADEYVFIVFVTPVGPYYKGGFKPVKALVVEQYDRAAPNGVGDCKVGGNYAAGLRGGEYAKKKGFPIPLYLDPKEKKYVDEFGTSNFIAIKGNTYLTPESNSILPSITNKSLMDIATLLGMNVDKRPIAIDEVEHFDEVGAVGTAAVITPVCSIHYRDKVFTFCDEEKAGPTITKLYEYLTKLQTGEIKDSFGWLHEIKIA; from the coding sequence ATGCAAACACAACGAGAAAAATCTAAGTTAGACTGGCAAAATCTACCGTTTGGATACATAAAGACAGATTATAATATTAGATATTTTTATAAAGATGGGAAGTGGTCTGGAGGAGAGCTTTCAACCGAAGAAACCATCCCTATTCATATTGCTGCACCAGGCCTCCATTATGGACAGCAAGCTTTTGAGGGACTTAAAGTCTTTGAAACTGTGGATGGGCGTATTGTAGCATTCAGACCCGATGAGAATGCAAAGCGTATGCAGCGCAGTTGTGAAAGGATTTTCATTCCTGAAGTGCCTGTGGATATGTTCATTGAAGCTGTGGATAAAGTGGTTGCAGCAAATGCAAAATTTGTACCACCATTTGGTACGGGTGCAAGCCTGTATGTACGGCCTGTTATCTATGGTGCTGGTGCAAGAGTTGGGTTGGGACCAGCGGATGAATATGTATTTATTGTGTTTGTAACCCCTGTGGGACCTTACTACAAAGGCGGATTTAAGCCAGTTAAGGCTCTAGTTGTAGAACAATATGATAGAGCAGCTCCCAATGGTGTGGGGGACTGCAAGGTTGGGGGTAATTATGCTGCTGGATTACGTGGTGGGGAATATGCTAAAAAGAAAGGTTTCCCTATACCGCTGTATCTGGATCCAAAAGAAAAGAAATATGTTGATGAATTTGGGACGTCTAATTTTATAGCAATCAAGGGTAATACCTATCTTACCCCTGAATCAAATTCTATTTTGCCCAGCATAACTAACAAAAGCCTTATGGATATAGCTACGCTTTTGGGAATGAATGTTGACAAACGCCCAATAGCAATAGATGAAGTTGAGCATTTTGATGAGGTGGGAGCTGTTGGTACTGCAGCGGTTATTACACCAGTATGCAGCATCCACTATCGTGACAAAGTATTTACATTCTGCGATGAGGAAAAAGCAGGACCAACTATTACTAAATTATATGAGTATCTTACAAAATTGCAGACAGGTGAAATAAAAGATTCTTTTGGCTGGTTACATGAGATTAAAATAGCATAA
- a CDS encoding ATP-binding cassette domain-containing protein: protein MITVNHVGLTFNHHSVLQDVSLSVPQGLIYVILGKNGSGKTVLLKTIAGLFPHFTGTIALAGIPLQQYLTLSIEEKMKRNITMAYVFQKGGLFDSMNVFDNVAFGLRRRKVDEAIVTEKVMEALEWVGLSGSEQKLPSQLSGGMQKRVGLARALCLSPSIILYDDPTAGLDPVLADSISDLILATQEKYKMTSLLVTQDLAVARKTANQVGLLLNGMIVVDMESHEFFSKNNPYAKQFIDGDSEGPIDSM, encoded by the coding sequence ATGATAACTGTAAATCATGTTGGGTTAACATTTAATCATCATTCAGTGTTGCAAGATGTGAGCCTTTCTGTACCACAGGGCTTAATCTATGTCATTCTTGGAAAAAATGGAAGTGGCAAGACAGTTCTGTTAAAAACAATTGCAGGGCTATTTCCTCATTTTACAGGAACTATCGCGTTAGCTGGAATTCCGTTACAACAATACCTTACGCTCTCTATAGAAGAAAAAATGAAACGCAATATAACCATGGCGTATGTGTTCCAGAAAGGCGGGCTTTTTGATTCCATGAATGTGTTTGATAATGTGGCTTTTGGGTTACGGCGTCGTAAAGTAGATGAGGCGATAGTTACTGAAAAAGTAATGGAGGCTTTAGAATGGGTTGGCCTGTCAGGATCAGAACAAAAATTACCTTCCCAGTTAAGTGGTGGCATGCAAAAAAGAGTTGGGCTTGCTCGTGCATTATGCCTTTCACCATCAATCATTCTGTATGATGATCCCACTGCAGGGCTTGACCCGGTGCTTGCTGATTCAATTTCTGATCTTATTTTGGCAACTCAGGAAAAATACAAGATGACATCTTTACTGGTAACGCAGGATTTAGCTGTAGCCCGTAAAACTGCTAACCAGGTTGGTTTGTTACTGAATGGTATGATTGTTGTAGATATGGAATCACATGAATTTTTTTCAAAAAATAATCCGTATGCAAAGCAGTTCATTGATGGCGATAGTGAAGGGCCAATCGATAGTATGTAA